One region of Maribacter dokdonensis DSW-8 genomic DNA includes:
- a CDS encoding c-type cytochrome, which translates to MGDLRILAKQLFRLFTIVFVLIGLIFIWLFTYEPNTSAGVSNEGGKEEEVVWQPKNPISEIENMPFEVKKGYYLISETSRFMGPGAAKTEDRYSGNNLACSNCHLQKGAQAGSGSWVGILERFPQFGGRGNKIGTIEDRINGCMERSMNGRMLPPDSDKLVAIVAYMNWLSEGLPEDRKAEFKGYPKIKIPNEKVDLAKGKQVYTKECVICHGENGAGVLSLEDNNSYTYPPLWGEDSFNDGAGMHRVITSAEFIKSNMPYVQATWDNPKLTDEEAYHVAGYINSFSRPHKLNTENDYPDKKLKPVSTPYGPWVDDFTPEQHKYGPFPPIMDFYKEKYGITKTK; encoded by the coding sequence ATGGGTGATTTACGAATTTTGGCGAAACAACTTTTTAGGTTGTTTACAATTGTGTTTGTATTAATAGGTCTAATTTTTATTTGGCTTTTTACCTATGAACCCAATACTTCCGCTGGAGTTTCAAATGAAGGTGGAAAGGAAGAAGAAGTTGTTTGGCAACCTAAAAATCCCATTTCTGAAATAGAAAACATGCCTTTTGAAGTCAAAAAGGGATATTACCTAATATCGGAGACTTCAAGGTTTATGGGTCCTGGGGCAGCAAAAACCGAAGATAGGTATAGCGGTAACAACTTGGCATGTTCCAATTGCCACTTACAAAAAGGAGCCCAGGCAGGTTCAGGTTCTTGGGTGGGAATTTTAGAACGTTTTCCCCAATTTGGTGGTAGGGGCAATAAAATTGGAACTATAGAAGACCGTATTAATGGTTGTATGGAACGCAGTATGAACGGTAGAATGCTTCCGCCGGATTCAGATAAACTTGTGGCCATTGTTGCCTATATGAATTGGTTGAGCGAAGGCTTACCTGAAGATAGAAAGGCCGAGTTTAAAGGGTATCCAAAAATTAAGATTCCAAATGAAAAGGTAGATTTAGCAAAAGGTAAGCAAGTGTATACCAAAGAGTGTGTTATTTGCCATGGTGAAAATGGAGCAGGGGTTTTAAGTCTAGAGGATAACAATAGTTATACGTACCCACCATTGTGGGGAGAAGATAGTTTTAATGATGGAGCGGGTATGCACAGGGTAATTACGTCGGCGGAATTTATAAAGAGTAACATGCCCTATGTACAAGCCACTTGGGATAATCCTAAGCTAACCGATGAAGAAGCATACCATGTGGCGGGCTATATTAACAGCTTTAGCAGACCACATAAACTAAATACCGAAAACGATTATCCCGATAAAAAGCTAAAACCGGTATCTACACCCTACGGTCCTTGGGTAGATGATTTTACGCCCGAGCAGCATAAATATGGACCGTTTCCACCTATAATGGACTTCTACAAGGAGAAATACGGAATTACTAAAACAAAGTAG
- a CDS encoding DUF983 domain-containing protein, producing MFLKGSKLYSILFLKCPRCHKGEFFEANPYKLSNFNKVKDHCPKCKLKYSIEPSFYTGSMYVSYAVGIAVAVATYVLSLIFNLQLSLVSLFISIVVVLVLTMPWIAAVSKSIWANMFFTYDKKIAKNIN from the coding sequence ATGTTTTTAAAAGGCTCTAAATTGTACAGTATCCTCTTTTTAAAATGCCCTAGATGCCATAAAGGGGAATTCTTTGAAGCTAATCCCTATAAATTAAGTAATTTCAACAAGGTAAAAGACCATTGCCCTAAGTGTAAGTTAAAATACAGCATAGAACCCAGTTTCTATACCGGATCTATGTATGTTTCGTATGCCGTTGGTATTGCCGTTGCCGTTGCAACATATGTTTTGTCCTTGATTTTTAATTTACAACTTTCATTGGTAAGCCTATTCATAAGTATTGTGGTTGTCCTAGTACTGACAATGCCATGGATCGCGGCGGTTTCAAAATCCATATGGGCAAACATGTTTTTTACCTATGATAAGAAAATAGCTAAGAATATCAATTAA
- a CDS encoding YgaP family membrane protein produces MKKNMGSTDRFIRLFIAVALLTTFYTDTVTGTLGYIMAAVAGVLILTTFISFCPLYSLLGINTCKMRK; encoded by the coding sequence ATGAAAAAAAATATGGGAAGCACAGACCGTTTCATCAGACTTTTTATCGCAGTAGCATTGTTGACTACGTTCTATACTGATACTGTTACCGGTACTTTAGGCTATATAATGGCAGCAGTGGCCGGTGTTTTAATCTTAACTACTTTTATAAGCTTTTGCCCGCTATATTCATTGTTAGGGATAAATACTTGTAAAATGAGAAAGTAG
- a CDS encoding sulfite exporter TauE/SafE family protein encodes MEVLHILGYISALIIGISLGLIGGGGSILAVPVLAYLFSINEKAATAYSLFIVGASALVGGYKQHLKGYVDWRTAIVFGIPAIIGVTLVRHYVVPALPNILFEIDSFQFTRRMAMFGLFAILMIPAAYSMLKKENCIENTGTVTYNYPLILLEGLLVGSITGLIGAGGGFLIIPALVILANVEMKVAVGTSLIIIAIKSLLGFLLGDAMTMPIDWQFLALFTFLSLIGIFIGSYLSNFIDGNKLKKGFGYFILIMAAFIFYMEFFR; translated from the coding sequence ATGGAAGTATTGCATATTCTAGGATACATCAGCGCCCTAATTATTGGTATATCTTTAGGTCTTATTGGCGGGGGAGGCTCCATTCTTGCCGTGCCCGTTTTAGCCTATCTTTTTTCAATTAATGAAAAAGCTGCAACTGCGTATTCTCTCTTTATAGTTGGTGCAAGCGCACTGGTAGGTGGTTATAAACAACATTTAAAAGGTTACGTAGATTGGCGTACCGCTATCGTTTTTGGTATTCCGGCCATTATAGGTGTAACCTTGGTAAGACATTATGTTGTACCGGCATTACCTAACATTTTATTCGAAATAGATAGTTTTCAATTTACACGTAGAATGGCCATGTTTGGGCTATTTGCTATTTTAATGATCCCAGCAGCTTACTCAATGCTAAAAAAAGAAAATTGTATTGAGAATACCGGAACGGTTACCTATAACTACCCTCTAATTTTGTTGGAAGGTCTATTGGTGGGCAGTATTACGGGACTTATTGGCGCAGGAGGCGGATTTTTAATTATACCGGCATTGGTCATTTTAGCAAACGTTGAAATGAAGGTTGCCGTTGGCACTTCTTTGATCATCATCGCTATAAAATCTTTGTTGGGTTTCTTATTAGGTGATGCAATGACTATGCCTATCGATTGGCAATTTTTAGCGCTTTTCACCTTTCTTTCATTGATAGGCATTTTCATAGGTAGTTACCTCAGCAATTTCATTGACGGTAACAAACTAAAGAAAGGTTTTGGCTATTTCATATTAATAATGGCCGCTTTTATATTCTACATGGAATTCTTTAGGTAA
- a CDS encoding cytochrome ubiquinol oxidase subunit I, with translation MENIDAARLQMAFTLIFHIVFACIGMVMPFFMVVSHKKWLNTRNPIYLTLTKSWQKGVAIFFVTGAVSGTALSFELGLLWPEFMKHAGPIIGMPFSLEGAAFFVEAVALGFYLYGWKKIPETFHWFTGIIVGISGVMSGILVVSANGWMNAPSGFDYINGEFLNINPVKALFNPAWFTQALHMTLAAFTATGFAVAGIHAYQVYKKRNVELHKKAFKIAITFAAIAAILQPLSGDLSAKDIAERQPVKLAAMEAHYETKKGAPLYIGGIVNNETQEVKYKLEIPNALSFLAFGDFNAEVKGLNDFPKDEQPNVAMVHYAFQTMVGLGTLLMIAGMLFFVAKYKKKSWFNMPKFWLLFALLAPLGFVALEAGWIVTEVGRQPWIIHNIMKTKDAVTPMPGIVFSLYTYIAVYTILTIAVTWLMARQIKFLNSVKTNEA, from the coding sequence ATGGAAAATATAGATGCTGCAAGACTACAAATGGCGTTTACCCTTATTTTCCATATTGTGTTCGCCTGCATTGGTATGGTTATGCCATTTTTTATGGTGGTATCCCACAAAAAATGGTTGAATACACGCAATCCCATTTACCTTACACTCACAAAATCATGGCAAAAAGGTGTTGCCATTTTCTTTGTTACAGGTGCCGTATCCGGTACTGCACTTTCCTTTGAACTAGGTCTCTTGTGGCCTGAATTCATGAAACATGCAGGTCCTATTATTGGCATGCCATTTTCATTAGAGGGTGCAGCATTTTTTGTGGAGGCCGTTGCTTTAGGATTTTACCTTTACGGATGGAAAAAAATTCCTGAAACTTTTCACTGGTTCACCGGTATCATCGTAGGTATATCTGGAGTAATGTCCGGTATTTTAGTAGTTTCCGCCAATGGTTGGATGAATGCACCTTCCGGTTTTGATTACATTAATGGCGAATTCTTAAATATAAATCCGGTAAAAGCACTATTTAATCCTGCATGGTTTACCCAAGCTTTGCATATGACCTTAGCCGCTTTCACGGCTACAGGCTTTGCCGTAGCAGGTATTCATGCTTACCAAGTTTATAAAAAACGTAATGTTGAGCTTCATAAGAAAGCATTTAAAATAGCCATAACATTTGCCGCCATAGCTGCTATTCTACAGCCCTTAAGCGGAGATCTTTCTGCCAAGGATATTGCAGAAAGGCAGCCCGTTAAGTTGGCTGCTATGGAAGCGCATTACGAAACCAAAAAAGGAGCTCCGCTCTATATTGGCGGAATTGTGAATAACGAAACTCAAGAGGTCAAGTACAAGCTGGAAATTCCCAATGCCCTATCCTTTCTTGCTTTTGGTGATTTTAATGCCGAAGTAAAAGGATTAAATGATTTCCCTAAAGATGAGCAACCTAATGTTGCCATGGTCCATTACGCTTTTCAGACCATGGTGGGACTAGGCACACTTTTAATGATAGCGGGAATGCTATTTTTTGTAGCCAAGTACAAAAAGAAATCTTGGTTCAATATGCCAAAATTCTGGTTGTTGTTTGCTCTTTTAGCTCCATTGGGCTTTGTTGCCCTTGAAGCTGGTTGGATCGTTACCGAAGTTGGTAGGCAACCTTGGATCATACACAACATTATGAAAACCAAAGATGCCGTTACCCCAATGCCAGGTATTGTATTTAGTTTGTACACTTATATAGCTGTATATACCATATTGACCATTGCGGTAACATGGTTAATGGCAAGGCAAATTAAATTCTTGAACAGTGTTAAAACCAATGAAGCATGA
- a CDS encoding cytochrome d ubiquinol oxidase subunit II translates to MIYVVLAFLAISLLLYVLLAGADFGAGIIELFSSKENQAINKKTVYQVMGPVWEANHIWIIILIVILWIAFPHYYNILVLALHIPLTLVLLGITLRGVAFVFRYYDAYKDSSQILYDWMFKTSSLVTPIFLGLTMGGVVSGDIINPSQMENHSFLEVYVHSWFNIFSILTGFFYAALCAFLASVFLIGEVDDTSKSMYMRKASIATIVVVSLGFITLAYGYLSGIAFVVDFISNIWSISAIIVSGILLFPLWKSIKSGRRIISRALAGIQIFFILFAATITHFPKILFTTTGSISIYDQPVPDSVMNVLGISLLVGGVLIIPGLFHLLKSFKLIKLLER, encoded by the coding sequence ATGATCTACGTTGTACTAGCCTTTCTTGCCATTTCTTTATTGCTCTACGTTTTACTGGCAGGAGCAGATTTTGGCGCGGGAATCATTGAGTTGTTCTCCTCTAAAGAAAACCAAGCTATCAATAAGAAGACCGTCTACCAAGTAATGGGTCCGGTTTGGGAGGCCAACCATATTTGGATTATTATTTTAATCGTGATTCTATGGATTGCCTTCCCCCATTACTACAACATTTTAGTGCTCGCACTACATATTCCATTGACCCTGGTGTTATTGGGTATAACCCTTAGAGGTGTTGCCTTTGTATTTCGATATTATGATGCCTATAAAGACAGTTCTCAAATTTTATATGATTGGATGTTTAAAACCTCTAGTCTAGTTACCCCAATATTCTTAGGCCTTACCATGGGCGGCGTGGTCAGTGGAGACATTATTAATCCATCACAAATGGAAAACCATAGTTTTTTGGAAGTTTATGTACACTCTTGGTTCAATATTTTTTCCATTTTAACGGGATTCTTTTATGCAGCCCTTTGTGCTTTCTTGGCATCGGTATTTCTAATTGGCGAGGTAGATGACACCAGTAAATCCATGTACATGAGAAAAGCCTCTATAGCAACTATAGTAGTAGTTTCTTTGGGTTTTATAACATTGGCATATGGGTATTTGTCAGGTATCGCTTTTGTTGTAGATTTCATTAGTAACATCTGGTCTATCTCTGCCATTATAGTTTCCGGCATTTTATTGTTTCCGCTATGGAAAAGTATTAAATCCGGTAGAAGAATCATTTCTAGGGCATTGGCAGGCATTCAAATATTCTTTATTCTATTTGCGGCTACTATTACTCATTTTCCAAAAATACTTTTCACTACCACAGGTAGCATCAGCATTTATGATCAACCTGTTCCTGATAGTGTTATGAACGTTTTGGGCATTTCTTTACTTGTAGGCGGTGTCTTAATTATTCCGGGGCTTTTCCATTTACTCAAATCTTTTAAATTGATCAAACTCTTAGAGCGCTAA
- a CDS encoding YeeE/YedE family protein, protein MNLIYDPWPWYVAGPLIALTMFVLLYIGKQFGMSSNLRTMCSIGGAAKYSDFFKFDWKAQRWNLIVVLGAVIGGFIASQFMSNNTVKINPEVAQQLSTDYGIESAGEAYLPTELFASENLTDPFVLAVLILGGFMVGFGARYAGGCTSGHAISGLSNLQLPSLIAVIGFFIGGLVMIHLLFPLIFS, encoded by the coding sequence ATGAATTTGATTTACGATCCTTGGCCATGGTATGTGGCCGGACCTTTAATTGCCTTAACCATGTTTGTACTGCTGTACATAGGCAAACAATTTGGCATGTCTTCTAACCTTAGAACCATGTGTTCAATTGGTGGAGCGGCAAAATATTCCGATTTCTTTAAGTTCGATTGGAAAGCGCAACGATGGAATCTAATTGTTGTTCTTGGTGCTGTTATTGGCGGATTTATCGCTTCTCAATTTATGTCCAACAATACGGTAAAAATAAATCCTGAAGTTGCACAACAACTTTCAACGGATTACGGAATTGAAAGCGCGGGTGAAGCTTATTTACCTACGGAGCTTTTTGCCTCTGAAAACTTAACTGATCCATTTGTACTTGCCGTGCTAATTTTAGGCGGATTCATGGTTGGTTTTGGTGCGCGTTATGCGGGTGGTTGTACCAGTGGTCACGCTATATCCGGACTAAGTAATTTACAGTTGCCTTCTTTAATTGCCGTGATTGGTTTCTTTATTGGCGGCTTGGTTATGATTCACCTTTTATTCCCACTAATTTTTAGTTAA
- a CDS encoding MBL fold metallo-hydrolase, translating into MKVEQIYTGCLAQGAYYIESNGEVAIIDPLREVQPYIKKANSNNAKIKYIFETHFHADFVSGHVTLAKETGAKIIYGPQANPSFDAYIAKDNESFTLGNVTIIALHTPGHTMESTTYLLKDEQGKDHAIFSGDTLFLGDVGRPDLAQKMGEITERDLAGFLYDSLREKIMPLADDVIVYPAHGAGSACGKNMMKETVDTLGNQKKMNYALRADMTKEEFIDEVIDGLLPPPQYFPLNVKMNKEGYEDVKKVLERGTRALSPAAFEAAANETGAIVLDVRHQDDFAKGHVPRSIFIGLNGSFAPWVGALIADVEQPILLVAPIGMEKEAVTRLSRVGFDGTLGYLDGGFDAWKNASMEYDTVSQVNADGLKKAIETEKPPVFDVRKESEFLSEHIIDAVNTPLDYINDHLAKFPDNKLFYLHCAGGYRSMIASSILKSRGIHNFIDVKGGFAAIKEAGVPVTEFVCPTTL; encoded by the coding sequence ATGAAAGTAGAACAAATATATACAGGCTGTCTCGCACAAGGCGCCTATTACATTGAAAGTAATGGTGAAGTGGCTATAATTGACCCGTTACGGGAGGTACAACCTTACATTAAAAAGGCAAATTCCAATAATGCCAAGATCAAATATATTTTTGAGACGCATTTTCATGCAGATTTTGTGAGTGGTCATGTAACGTTAGCTAAAGAAACCGGCGCAAAAATTATATATGGTCCGCAGGCCAATCCGTCGTTTGATGCCTATATAGCTAAGGATAATGAATCGTTCACATTAGGCAATGTTACCATTATTGCACTACACACACCTGGGCATACAATGGAAAGTACAACATATTTACTAAAAGATGAACAAGGTAAAGACCATGCCATTTTTAGTGGTGACACCTTGTTTTTGGGTGATGTAGGCAGACCAGATTTAGCACAGAAAATGGGAGAAATTACAGAGCGTGATCTTGCAGGTTTTTTGTATGACAGTTTAAGAGAAAAAATAATGCCACTGGCAGATGACGTAATTGTATATCCTGCCCATGGAGCCGGTTCTGCGTGCGGAAAAAACATGATGAAAGAAACGGTAGACACGCTAGGCAACCAGAAAAAGATGAACTATGCTTTGCGCGCGGATATGACCAAAGAAGAGTTTATTGATGAGGTAATCGACGGATTGTTACCTCCACCGCAATATTTTCCATTGAACGTTAAAATGAACAAAGAAGGTTATGAGGACGTTAAAAAAGTTTTGGAACGTGGTACAAGAGCTTTATCACCAGCTGCTTTTGAGGCGGCAGCAAATGAAACCGGTGCCATTGTTTTAGATGTACGCCATCAAGATGATTTTGCCAAAGGACATGTTCCACGATCCATATTCATTGGATTGAACGGAAGTTTTGCACCTTGGGTGGGCGCCCTGATTGCCGATGTAGAACAACCCATTTTATTAGTTGCTCCTATAGGTATGGAAAAAGAAGCGGTCACCAGATTATCTAGAGTTGGCTTTGATGGTACCTTAGGATACCTAGATGGAGGTTTTGATGCTTGGAAAAATGCATCAATGGAGTATGACACCGTAAGTCAGGTTAATGCAGACGGACTTAAAAAAGCAATTGAGACCGAGAAACCTCCAGTTTTTGATGTAAGAAAAGAATCTGAATTTTTATCTGAACACATCATAGATGCTGTTAATACGCCGCTAGATTACATTAATGACCATTTAGCTAAGTTTCCAGACAATAAATTGTTCTACCTACATTGTGCAGGTGGCTATAGAAGTATGATAGCATCGTCTATCTTAAAAAGTAGAGGTATACATAACTTCATTGATGTCAAAGGTGGATTTGCGGCAATAAAAGAAGCTGGTGTTCCCGTAACGGAATTTGTTTGCCCGACTACATTATAA
- a CDS encoding OprD family outer membrane porin, which translates to MRFVYLFIICLPIFSIAQDSVAVKKIGTLSGQWRTYYMMTSNKGELKDFNALATGGKLKYQYNLLENLEIGAALYNSTNLGLQDLTIPDPATGRISRYEEGLFDRLDLNNDAVFLLGELYGKYTWNHHSFALGRMKINTPLINPEDGRMIPTLAQGFWYRFYAEKAKFQLGVLNKIAPRSTGEFFDIGESIGTYPVGRNIYGNTSGYGGNTESDYVLMANAEFKLSKEFSVNVWNQYVDNVFNAVYIKPKFKVSKTISLEGEWLHQNKVGDGGNTIDSLRYYNQNSSDILGLKIGYKSKVGLLSLGYDRILPDGQFLSPREWGREDLLSFQKRERSEGSADNHALVFNYVNTSNVIDEELNLKTILSIGKHWKGSVTDATLNKYALPDYTHINLDVFFTIKKLKHLQPELLITSKIANGNIPNNPNLYFNKVDMFHLDIIFNYNF; encoded by the coding sequence ATGCGATTTGTATATCTGTTCATTATTTGTTTGCCTATATTTTCTATTGCTCAGGATTCTGTAGCAGTAAAGAAAATAGGAACCCTTTCAGGGCAATGGCGTACGTATTATATGATGACATCAAATAAGGGAGAGTTAAAAGACTTTAATGCTTTGGCAACCGGAGGTAAACTAAAGTATCAGTATAATTTATTGGAAAATTTAGAAATAGGCGCGGCATTGTATAATTCTACGAATTTAGGGTTACAAGATTTAACCATACCAGATCCCGCTACTGGCAGAATCAGTAGGTACGAAGAAGGGTTGTTCGATAGATTAGATTTGAATAACGATGCTGTTTTCTTACTAGGGGAATTATATGGGAAATATACATGGAACCATCATTCATTTGCATTGGGGCGAATGAAAATCAATACTCCTTTGATCAACCCCGAAGATGGCAGAATGATACCTACTTTGGCACAAGGTTTTTGGTATCGGTTTTATGCGGAAAAGGCAAAGTTTCAATTGGGCGTTTTAAATAAAATAGCACCGCGGTCAACCGGAGAGTTTTTTGATATAGGGGAAAGTATTGGTACCTATCCCGTAGGTAGAAATATTTATGGTAATACATCGGGGTATGGTGGTAATACTGAATCTGACTATGTATTAATGGCAAATGCTGAATTTAAGCTGTCAAAAGAATTTAGTGTAAATGTTTGGAACCAATATGTGGATAACGTCTTTAATGCTGTCTATATAAAACCTAAATTTAAAGTATCTAAAACTATTAGTTTAGAAGGGGAGTGGCTGCATCAAAATAAGGTAGGTGATGGTGGTAATACTATAGATTCTCTCAGGTATTACAATCAAAATTCATCGGACATATTAGGGTTAAAAATTGGGTATAAAAGTAAAGTAGGTTTACTATCATTAGGTTACGATAGAATATTGCCGGACGGTCAATTTTTATCACCTAGAGAGTGGGGTAGGGAAGACTTGCTCAGTTTTCAGAAAAGAGAACGTAGCGAAGGCTCAGCTGATAATCATGCACTAGTGTTCAACTATGTAAATACTTCTAATGTAATTGATGAAGAATTAAATCTAAAAACTATTTTAAGCATAGGAAAACATTGGAAGGGTAGCGTAACCGATGCTACTTTGAACAAATACGCATTACCAGATTACACCCATATTAATTTAGATGTTTTCTTTACGATTAAAAAGTTAAAACATTTACAACCAGAACTATTGATTACTTCTAAAATTGCAAATGGGAATATTCCGAACAACCCTAACCTATATTTCAATAAGGTTGATATGTTTCATTTAGATATAATTTTCAATTACAATTTTTAA
- a CDS encoding DUF6691 family protein gives MKYLSYLTIGIFFGIIMYKSEAASWFRIYEMFQFGSFHMYGIIGSALVLGVVGVQIIKRNNIKAIGGKEMNLHPKRKGVTNYLIGGIIFGLGWALAGACPGPMYVLVGAGYSSILIVIASAILGTFVYGLLKDKLPH, from the coding sequence ATGAAGTATTTAAGTTATTTGACCATAGGTATATTTTTCGGCATCATCATGTATAAATCTGAAGCTGCTTCGTGGTTTCGTATTTATGAAATGTTTCAGTTTGGCTCTTTCCATATGTATGGCATTATTGGCTCTGCACTTGTTCTAGGGGTAGTTGGCGTTCAGATTATAAAAAGAAATAACATCAAAGCCATTGGAGGAAAAGAAATGAACTTGCATCCCAAAAGAAAAGGTGTGACCAATTATTTGATCGGTGGTATCATATTCGGTTTAGGATGGGCGTTGGCAGGTGCTTGTCCTGGTCCTATGTATGTTTTGGTAGGTGCTGGTTACTCTTCTATCTTAATCGTAATTGCAAGTGCTATTCTAGGTACTTTCGTTTACGGTTTGCTAAAGGACAAACTACCGCATTAA
- a CDS encoding Crp/Fnr family transcriptional regulator yields MIQDLTAAYGKTFENELINEIVQVGTFKEVPEGFKLMEIGDFVRGMPLLISGVIKILREDEDGDELLLYYLEKGDTCSMTMACCMGDNKSEIRAIAETDTKLIVVPIQKMEEWTTKYKSWRNFVFNSYHERLNELLNTLDNIAFQKMDERLIGYLKEKARVTKDDIIHSTHQEIAYDLHSSRVVISRLLKKLEEMGKIKLHRNYLKILDL; encoded by the coding sequence ATGATCCAAGACTTGACCGCAGCATATGGTAAAACATTCGAAAATGAGCTTATTAATGAAATAGTTCAAGTAGGTACGTTCAAAGAAGTGCCGGAAGGTTTCAAACTCATGGAGATCGGCGACTTTGTAAGGGGTATGCCTTTACTAATTTCTGGTGTTATTAAGATTTTAAGAGAAGATGAAGATGGCGATGAACTACTGCTATACTATCTGGAAAAAGGTGATACCTGTTCCATGACCATGGCTTGCTGCATGGGAGATAATAAAAGTGAAATTAGGGCCATAGCCGAAACGGATACCAAACTGATCGTGGTGCCTATTCAAAAAATGGAAGAATGGACTACCAAATATAAGTCTTGGCGAAATTTTGTATTCAATAGTTACCATGAGAGATTAAATGAGCTTTTAAATACCTTGGATAATATTGCGTTCCAAAAAATGGACGAACGTTTAATTGGTTATTTAAAGGAAAAAGCCAGAGTAACAAAAGATGATATTATTCATAGTACCCATCAAGAAATTGCATATGACCTACATAGTTCAAGGGTCGTAATTTCTAGACTTTTAAAAAAGTTGGAAGAAATGGGAAAAATAAAACTACACCGTAACTATTTAAAAATTTTAGATTTATAA
- a CDS encoding sterol desaturase family protein yields the protein MEAYVEAFLNAITGTLSWTWKSIIFNVPWYLNYFWGLILISLIVWILEIVFPWRKNQGVFRKDFWLDGFYMFFNFFLFAIAISGIYKILGVFFEDIGIKANSLALIDISNWPMWGQLLLFFIVLDFVQWFTHVLLHKYAFLWNFHQVHHSVKEMGFAAHLRYHWMENIFYKPLKTFGVMILGGFEPEQAYIVHFAAIAIGHFNHSNIKITWGPLKYVLNNPVMHLYHHAYELPPGTYGVNFGISLSLWDYIFKTNYIPEDSGNVRLGYPGDDDLPKSFFGQLVHGFAPKKKSRPTKTD from the coding sequence ATGGAAGCATATGTAGAGGCCTTTTTAAATGCGATTACCGGAACGTTAAGTTGGACATGGAAATCTATCATTTTCAACGTTCCATGGTATCTAAACTATTTTTGGGGATTGATTTTGATTTCACTTATCGTCTGGATATTGGAAATTGTTTTTCCATGGAGAAAAAATCAAGGTGTTTTTAGAAAGGATTTTTGGTTAGATGGCTTTTATATGTTTTTCAACTTCTTTTTGTTTGCCATTGCCATAAGTGGAATTTACAAGATACTGGGGGTTTTCTTTGAAGATATAGGTATTAAAGCCAATAGTTTAGCACTTATAGATATCTCTAATTGGCCTATGTGGGGGCAATTATTACTGTTTTTTATCGTATTGGATTTTGTACAATGGTTTACCCATGTTTTGCTTCATAAATATGCATTTCTATGGAATTTTCACCAAGTGCACCATAGTGTAAAGGAAATGGGCTTTGCGGCTCATTTGCGCTATCATTGGATGGAGAATATATTCTATAAACCTTTAAAAACATTTGGGGTTATGATTCTTGGCGGTTTTGAACCGGAACAAGCTTATATTGTTCATTTTGCCGCTATAGCCATAGGTCATTTTAATCACTCTAATATTAAGATTACTTGGGGACCTTTAAAATATGTTTTAAACAATCCGGTAATGCATTTATACCATCATGCTTATGAACTTCCTCCAGGAACATATGGTGTAAATTTTGGAATTAGTTTAAGCCTTTGGGATTATATATTTAAAACCAATTACATACCCGAAGATAGTGGGAATGTAAGACTAGGTTATCCGGGAGATGACGATTTGCCCAAGAGCTTTTTTGGGCAACTGGTACACGGTTTTGCACCCAAAAAGAAAAGTCGGCCTACTAAGACCGACTAA
- a CDS encoding DsrE family protein → MKKALLLLITIMAIQLTTAQEWTTPIINGYGKIKEFKDVAVQPDASKKYNIVFDLKDDREMHGTNIGYFKIARLINMLGSGGVSADNINIVAAIHGGATFTALNDEKYKAKYEKENPNAEVIQLLKDYGVQFYVCAQATASRGIGAEDLNPNTQLGLSAMMVLANYQLDGYILMP, encoded by the coding sequence ATGAAAAAAGCGCTTCTTTTATTAATAACAATTATGGCAATACAACTTACTACCGCTCAGGAATGGACGACCCCGATCATAAACGGTTACGGAAAAATTAAAGAATTCAAGGACGTAGCAGTTCAACCCGATGCTTCTAAAAAATATAACATCGTTTTTGACCTTAAGGATGACCGTGAAATGCATGGTACCAATATTGGTTATTTTAAAATTGCCCGTTTAATAAACATGTTAGGCTCGGGCGGTGTTTCCGCTGACAATATAAATATTGTTGCTGCCATACATGGTGGTGCAACATTCACGGCTTTGAACGACGAAAAATATAAAGCGAAATATGAGAAAGAAAACCCTAATGCAGAGGTTATACAGCTTTTAAAGGACTACGGAGTACAATTCTATGTTTGCGCTCAAGCAACAGCTTCTAGAGGTATTGGAGCCGAAGATCTTAACCCAAATACACAACTTGGTCTTTCTGCAATGATGGTGCTGGCCAATTATCAATTAGATGGTTATATCTTAATGCCATAA